From one Enterobacter kobei genomic stretch:
- the ntrB gene encoding nitrate ABC transporter permease, with product MTLPQKKNIVNPAAPQGEVILLPPVQVRRRTSRFSRQLRDVVQRVVPAILGLGLLVIAWQLAAINSKGFPTPLSTLDSALTLFADPFYNDGPNDMGIGWNVLASLQRVAVGFGLAALVGIPLGFLIGRFVFVSRMFTPLIALLRPVSPLAWLPIGLLLFQKAEPASSWTIFICSIWPMVINTAEGVKRIPADYLNVARVLQLSEWTVMRRILFPAVLPAVLTGVRLSIGIAWLVIVAAEMLTGGVGIGFWIWNEWNNLNVENILIAIVIIGVVGLLLEQGLMLIARRFSWQDK from the coding sequence ATGACACTCCCGCAGAAAAAAAACATCGTTAACCCGGCGGCACCTCAGGGGGAGGTGATCCTCCTGCCACCGGTGCAGGTACGCCGCCGCACGTCGCGCTTCAGTCGCCAACTGCGCGACGTCGTGCAGCGCGTGGTCCCCGCTATCCTCGGGCTGGGGCTGCTGGTGATAGCCTGGCAACTGGCCGCCATCAACAGCAAAGGCTTCCCGACGCCGCTCTCGACGCTGGACTCTGCCCTGACGCTGTTTGCCGATCCATTTTATAACGACGGGCCGAACGACATGGGTATCGGCTGGAATGTGCTGGCCTCCCTGCAACGTGTCGCGGTGGGTTTCGGGCTGGCGGCGCTGGTGGGTATTCCGCTTGGCTTTTTAATCGGCCGCTTTGTCTTTGTCTCCCGTATGTTCACGCCGCTGATCGCGCTACTGCGCCCGGTCAGCCCGCTCGCCTGGCTGCCGATTGGCCTGCTGCTGTTTCAGAAAGCGGAACCGGCTTCCAGCTGGACCATTTTTATCTGCTCCATCTGGCCAATGGTGATTAACACCGCCGAAGGGGTAAAGCGCATACCTGCGGACTACCTCAACGTTGCCCGCGTGTTACAGCTCTCTGAATGGACGGTGATGCGTCGCATCCTGTTCCCGGCGGTGTTACCCGCCGTGCTGACCGGTGTGCGGTTGTCGATTGGCATTGCGTGGCTGGTGATCGTCGCCGCCGAAATGCTCACCGGCGGCGTGGGCATCGGCTTCTGGATCTGGAACGAGTGGAACAACCTCAACGTGGAAAACATTCTGATCGCCATTGTCATCATCGGCGTCGTCGGCCTGCTGCTGGAGCAGGGCCTGATGCTCATCGCCCGCCGTTTC
- a CDS encoding DsrE/DsrF/TusD sulfur relay family protein — protein MQKIVIVASGAAYGSESLFNCLRLAIALREQDPAPALRLFLMSDAVTAGLRGQRPAEGYNIQQMLEILTAQNVPVKLCKTCTDGRGISELPLVDGVEIGTLVELAQWTLAADKVLTF, from the coding sequence ATGCAAAAGATAGTGATCGTCGCCAGCGGCGCGGCGTACGGCAGTGAATCCCTCTTTAACTGCCTGCGTCTGGCTATCGCCCTGCGTGAGCAGGATCCCGCGCCAGCGTTGCGCCTGTTTTTAATGTCCGATGCGGTGACCGCCGGGCTGCGCGGTCAGCGTCCGGCGGAGGGCTATAACATTCAGCAGATGCTGGAGATCCTCACTGCGCAAAACGTGCCGGTAAAGCTGTGCAAAACCTGCACCGATGGCCGGGGCATTAGCGAACTGCCGCTGGTGGATGGCGTGGAAATCGGCACGCTGGTAGAGCTGGCGCAATGGACGCTGGCGGCCGATAAAGTATTAACTTTTTAA
- a CDS encoding methyl-accepting chemotaxis protein, whose amino-acid sequence MIRSIRARIIVATAGCLAIALLLNTIINYQVARRDNQQTQHDILTSISNSHSLAIADWVNSKMTMIASLQSVAVQDDPVPIFKQIAQAGGFTNVYVGYAAKTAKFSDPTGVPADYDPTIRPWYQQVLKADAPVVTAPYVDAGTGKLVVTFAVPVKVNGTLQAVVAGDVTMDSVVANVHGIQPTPQSSGLLLDSDGTVIAGNDPALTLKPFNDAIQGVQFSALKAGNAEEGTLAGVSKTLLATPVKGTNWLLVVALDSDDATSGLSAQLKASALSLIVLVLIGGSVMHWLVATLLKRLVTIRDAMHAISNGTDDLSQRLPENGNDEIAEIAHAFNAFSDKLAVVMVKLRDSSTSVKFAAQEIAAGNQDLSGRTEQAASSLRGTASAIEQITASVGQSTDSAAQANSQAQAASDAASRGGQVVKQAITTMQSIEEASAKIGDITSVIDGIAFQTNILALNAAVEAARAGEQGRGFAVVAGEVRTLASRSAQAAKEIKSLIESTTQSVSTGSRYVRLAGESMGDIVSGIDSVSVIMREITVATSEQMKGIQEINHAVIDLDRMVQQNAELVVESAAAAGALQSQAAELAETAGHFRI is encoded by the coding sequence ATGATCAGGTCCATTCGCGCGCGCATTATTGTGGCGACAGCTGGCTGTCTGGCTATCGCCTTGCTTCTTAACACTATTATCAATTATCAGGTCGCCCGCCGGGACAATCAGCAAACCCAGCACGATATTTTAACCAGCATCAGTAACAGTCACAGTCTGGCCATCGCCGACTGGGTGAACAGCAAAATGACCATGATCGCCTCGTTACAGAGCGTGGCGGTGCAGGACGATCCGGTACCGATCTTTAAACAGATCGCCCAGGCTGGCGGCTTTACGAACGTCTACGTGGGTTATGCCGCCAAAACCGCTAAATTCTCCGATCCGACCGGCGTACCGGCGGATTACGATCCCACCATTCGTCCGTGGTATCAGCAGGTGCTGAAAGCCGATGCGCCGGTCGTCACCGCGCCTTACGTCGATGCGGGCACGGGTAAACTGGTCGTGACCTTTGCCGTGCCGGTGAAAGTGAACGGCACGCTACAGGCCGTCGTCGCCGGTGATGTGACCATGGACAGCGTGGTGGCAAACGTGCACGGTATCCAGCCGACGCCGCAGAGTAGCGGCCTGCTGCTGGACAGTGACGGTACAGTGATCGCCGGCAATGATCCCGCGCTGACCTTAAAACCGTTTAACGATGCCATTCAGGGTGTGCAATTCAGTGCATTGAAAGCGGGTAATGCAGAGGAAGGGACGCTGGCCGGCGTCAGTAAAACCCTGCTGGCCACTCCGGTAAAAGGCACCAACTGGCTGCTGGTGGTGGCGCTGGACAGCGATGATGCCACCAGCGGACTGAGCGCCCAGCTGAAAGCCTCGGCGCTGTCGCTGATCGTGCTGGTGTTGATCGGCGGCTCGGTGATGCACTGGCTGGTCGCCACGCTGCTCAAACGTCTGGTGACTATTCGCGATGCGATGCACGCCATCAGCAACGGCACTGACGATCTCTCCCAGCGTCTGCCGGAAAACGGCAATGATGAAATCGCGGAAATTGCTCACGCCTTTAACGCCTTTAGCGACAAGCTGGCAGTGGTCATGGTCAAATTGCGCGACTCCAGTACCTCGGTGAAATTTGCCGCCCAGGAGATTGCCGCCGGTAACCAGGATCTCTCCGGACGTACGGAGCAGGCTGCCTCCAGCCTGCGCGGTACCGCCAGCGCCATTGAGCAGATCACCGCCTCGGTGGGACAGTCTACGGATTCCGCCGCCCAGGCCAATAGCCAGGCGCAGGCCGCCTCCGATGCCGCTTCACGGGGCGGTCAGGTGGTGAAACAGGCGATCACCACCATGCAGTCTATCGAAGAGGCATCGGCGAAAATCGGTGATATCACCAGTGTTATCGACGGCATTGCCTTCCAGACTAATATTCTGGCGCTGAACGCGGCTGTGGAAGCGGCGCGTGCGGGCGAGCAGGGTCGCGGTTTTGCAGTGGTCGCCGGTGAAGTGCGTACGCTGGCCAGCCGCAGTGCGCAGGCGGCGAAAGAGATCAAATCACTGATCGAATCCACCACGCAGAGCGTTTCTACTGGCTCCCGCTATGTGCGGCTGGCGGGAGAAAGCATGGGTGATATCGTCTCCGGCATCGACAGCGTGTCGGTGATCATGCGTGAAATCACCGTCGCGACCAGCGAACAGATGAAAGGCATTCAGGAGATTAACCACGCGGTCATCGATCTTGATCGCATGGTGCAACAGAACGCCGAACTGGTGGTGGAATCCGCCGCAGCGGCGGGTGCGCTGCAATCGCAGGCGGCAGAGCTGGCGGAAACCGCAGGACATTTCCGCATTTAA
- a CDS encoding CmpA/NrtA family ABC transporter substrate-binding protein, protein MADSTVSLSRRRLLQATAVMGGSLLLPGVMQAAFAAGSDKPEQQTVRVGFIPLTDCAPLVIAALKGFDKKYGITIVPTKEASWAAVRDKLTSGELDAAHVLYGLLYGLEMGIGPKPQAMANLMTLNQNGQAITLSAELQEKGIRDAAGLKTLIGQSAPGSYTFAHTFPTGTHAMWLYYWLANAGINPFDDIRTVVVPPPQMVMNMRIGNMVGFCVGEPWNTRAINDRIGFTAATSQEIWPDHPEKILGTRRAWVEQNPHTARALVAAVLEAARWIDASAENKRETARILARRAWLNTKEQFLTGRLLGEYDNGAGRRWQDAHAIRFFNEGQVNYPWHSDGMWFLTQFKRWGLLKTAPDYRAVAARINRTDVFRDAATQAGGISLPSSPLRTSTLIDGTVWNGTDPEGYASQFAIQRKGA, encoded by the coding sequence ATGGCTGATTCGACCGTTTCTCTTTCCCGCCGACGCTTATTACAGGCCACCGCCGTGATGGGCGGCAGCCTATTACTGCCGGGCGTGATGCAGGCCGCGTTCGCGGCAGGCTCTGACAAGCCGGAGCAGCAGACCGTGCGCGTGGGCTTTATCCCGCTGACCGACTGTGCACCCTTGGTGATCGCAGCCCTCAAGGGCTTCGATAAAAAATACGGGATTACGATTGTGCCGACCAAAGAGGCGAGCTGGGCAGCGGTACGCGACAAACTCACCTCCGGCGAGCTGGACGCGGCGCACGTGCTGTACGGGTTGCTCTACGGGCTGGAGATGGGCATCGGCCCCAAACCGCAGGCGATGGCGAACCTGATGACGCTGAACCAGAACGGACAGGCGATCACCCTGTCGGCGGAATTACAGGAGAAGGGCATACGTGATGCCGCCGGACTGAAAACGCTGATTGGCCAGAGCGCGCCGGGCAGCTACACCTTCGCCCATACCTTCCCGACCGGCACCCATGCCATGTGGCTCTACTACTGGCTGGCCAACGCGGGTATCAATCCCTTTGACGACATCCGGACCGTCGTGGTGCCGCCACCGCAGATGGTGATGAACATGCGCATCGGCAACATGGTCGGGTTTTGCGTCGGCGAGCCGTGGAATACCCGCGCCATAAACGATCGTATCGGTTTTACCGCCGCCACCTCGCAGGAGATCTGGCCCGATCACCCGGAAAAAATCCTCGGCACGCGTCGCGCCTGGGTGGAGCAGAATCCGCACACTGCACGGGCGCTGGTCGCGGCAGTGCTGGAGGCCGCCCGCTGGATCGACGCCTCGGCGGAGAACAAACGCGAAACCGCGCGCATCCTCGCCCGTCGCGCCTGGCTTAATACCAAAGAGCAATTCCTTACTGGCCGCCTGCTGGGAGAGTACGACAACGGCGCGGGCCGCCGCTGGCAGGACGCCCATGCCATCCGCTTCTTTAACGAGGGCCAGGTTAACTATCCCTGGCACTCCGACGGTATGTGGTTTTTAACCCAGTTTAAGCGCTGGGGATTATTAAAAACCGCGCCGGATTACCGCGCAGTCGCGGCACGCATCAACCGCACCGACGTCTTCCGCGATGCCGCCACCCAGGCAGGCGGTATTTCACTGCCGTCCTCACCGCTGCGCACCAGCACGCTTATCGACGGCACCGTCTGGAACGGCACGGATCCGGAAGGGTACGCCAGCCAGTTTGCCATTCAACGTAAAGGGGCATGA
- the nasR gene encoding nitrate regulatory protein NasR (NasR is a transcription antiterminator and transcriptional regulator for the nasFEDCBA operon), giving the protein MTMNADRANRAIDWFRYARQIQKQQLRQLAQSGALASRICHLVHMLQCERGASNIWLCSQGRLYDAECRASRALVDEQRLALLPLLGDDPPLTSSALCQRIAAALWGLEQLPDLRQRVQAQRIDAADAMEQFSATIRHLLSIVPQLNDTLDDPRIVQPLVALYSVMQGKELAGQERALGALGFTLGHFSDALRQRLVDRIDGQQPCFDTFLSLTTAALSDVFHTRCGATLEIEQLRRLACTRQPPQDQGENALRWFVLHTQRLEELRALEESLIDALMHTVATLLAEEDLPPISAAFLEPAGDALSLRPDSQLLPLVRQQARELEQLTAQLASLKASVDERKVIDSAKQVLMTHQNMTEEQAWLCLRKMAMDKNQRMVEIARALLTVKNLWQ; this is encoded by the coding sequence ATGACCATGAATGCTGACCGCGCGAACCGCGCCATCGACTGGTTTCGTTACGCGCGCCAGATCCAGAAACAACAACTCCGCCAGCTGGCGCAGTCGGGTGCGCTGGCAAGCAGGATCTGCCATCTGGTGCATATGCTACAGTGCGAACGCGGCGCTTCCAACATCTGGCTCTGTTCGCAGGGCCGATTATACGACGCCGAGTGCCGCGCCAGTCGCGCACTGGTGGATGAACAACGGTTGGCACTCTTGCCGCTTCTGGGTGACGACCCGCCGCTGACCAGCAGCGCGCTGTGCCAGCGCATCGCCGCCGCCCTCTGGGGGCTGGAGCAACTACCGGATTTACGCCAGCGCGTGCAGGCGCAACGTATTGATGCCGCTGATGCAATGGAACAGTTCAGCGCCACCATCCGTCATCTGTTAAGCATTGTGCCGCAATTGAACGACACCCTCGACGATCCCCGCATTGTGCAACCTCTGGTGGCGCTCTACAGCGTGATGCAGGGTAAAGAGCTGGCAGGGCAGGAGCGGGCGCTGGGGGCGCTCGGTTTTACCCTCGGCCATTTCAGTGACGCCCTGCGCCAGCGGCTGGTGGATCGCATCGACGGCCAGCAACCCTGTTTTGATACTTTCCTTTCGCTCACCACTGCCGCACTGAGCGATGTTTTTCATACCCGCTGTGGCGCGACGCTGGAAATCGAACAGCTCCGTCGTCTCGCCTGCACCCGCCAGCCCCCGCAGGATCAGGGGGAAAACGCGCTGCGCTGGTTTGTGCTGCACACGCAGCGGCTGGAGGAGTTGCGCGCCCTGGAAGAATCGCTGATCGACGCTTTGATGCATACTGTTGCAACTTTACTGGCAGAAGAGGATCTCCCGCCGATCAGCGCCGCCTTTCTGGAGCCTGCCGGGGACGCGCTGTCGCTGCGTCCTGATAGTCAGCTGTTACCGCTGGTGCGTCAGCAGGCGCGCGAACTGGAGCAGCTCACGGCGCAACTGGCCTCGTTGAAAGCCTCTGTGGATGAGCGCAAGGTGATCGACAGCGCCAAGCAGGTGCTGATGACGCACCAGAATATGACTGAAGAGCAGGCGTGGCTGTGTCTGCGCAAAATGGCGATGGATAAAAATCAGCGCATGGTAGAAATCGCCCGCGCGCTGTTAACGGTGAAAAATCTCTGGCAGTAA